The following proteins are encoded in a genomic region of Rubrobacter xylanophilus DSM 9941:
- the tyrS gene encoding tyrosine--tRNA ligase produces the protein MQKIYEGAVDVVPREELDRRLRSGERLRVKLGMDPTAPDIHLGHAVVLGKLRRFQDLGHTAVLVIGDYTARVGDPSGRSKTRPVLSPEQIRENTRTYLEQAYRVLDEARTEVRHNSEWLAPLALADIIRLTRAATVARILERDDFAKRYAAGDPITLTELLYPLMQAYDSVAIDADVELGGTDQLYNLLMGRHVMEYYGKRPQCILTTPLLVGTDGRMKMSKSLGNYIGVSEPPQEMFGKAMSIPDEAMPDYYTLVLGRPMPEAEPVEQKRELARGIVRMFHGEEAAREAERHFDTVVRRGVPDDVPDVALPDAGEVWIVDLITRAGFAATNNEARRFVRGRAVRINGEVVEDERVSLPTEELSGAVLQVGKRRYARLVKAP, from the coding sequence TTGCAGAAGATATACGAGGGCGCCGTGGACGTGGTCCCGCGCGAGGAGCTGGACCGGCGCCTGCGCAGCGGCGAGCGGCTGCGGGTGAAGCTGGGCATGGACCCCACCGCCCCCGACATCCACCTCGGCCACGCCGTGGTGCTGGGCAAGCTGCGCCGCTTCCAGGACCTGGGGCACACCGCCGTCCTGGTGATAGGCGACTACACCGCCCGGGTGGGCGACCCCTCGGGCCGCTCCAAGACCCGCCCCGTCCTCTCCCCGGAGCAGATCCGGGAGAACACCCGCACCTACCTCGAGCAGGCCTACCGCGTCCTGGACGAGGCCCGCACGGAGGTGCGCCACAACTCCGAGTGGCTGGCCCCCCTCGCGCTCGCCGACATCATCCGCCTGACCCGGGCGGCGACGGTGGCCCGCATCCTGGAGCGCGACGACTTCGCCAAGCGCTACGCGGCGGGCGACCCCATAACCCTCACCGAGCTCCTCTACCCGCTCATGCAGGCCTACGACTCGGTCGCCATCGACGCCGACGTGGAGCTCGGCGGCACGGACCAGCTCTACAACCTCCTCATGGGCCGCCACGTCATGGAGTACTACGGCAAGCGGCCCCAGTGCATCCTCACCACCCCGCTCCTCGTGGGGACCGACGGCCGGATGAAGATGAGCAAGTCCCTGGGCAATTACATAGGGGTCTCCGAGCCCCCACAGGAGATGTTCGGCAAGGCGATGAGCATCCCCGACGAGGCCATGCCCGACTACTACACCCTCGTTCTGGGGCGCCCCATGCCCGAGGCCGAGCCCGTCGAGCAGAAGCGGGAGCTGGCGCGCGGCATCGTCCGGATGTTCCACGGCGAGGAGGCCGCCCGGGAGGCCGAGCGCCACTTCGACACCGTCGTCCGCCGCGGCGTCCCCGACGACGTGCCCGACGTGGCGCTGCCCGACGCCGGGGAGGTCTGGATCGTGGACCTCATCACGCGGGCGGGCTTCGCCGCCACCAACAACGAGGCCCGGCGCTTCGTCCGGGGGCGGGCCGTCAGGATAAACGGCGAGGTCGTGGAGGACGAGAGGGTCTCCCTGCCCACCGAAGAGCTCTCCGGCGCGGTGCTCCAGGTCGGCAAGCGCCGCTACGCCCGGCTCGTAAAAGCGCCGTAA
- a CDS encoding metallophosphoesterase, with protein sequence MVELDGDALLVFVSDSHIGGDPGCDGFESPERLEALFGELTGREGRVELVLAGDFFDFLQIGGVPEGEDRASLTVRRPEYRGMFAALRRFRRGEGKRVIYLPGNHDAEVWWNPAIRRTLREEELVDEFAFSYLAEIEVGEGSRRIVYCEHGNQLDPANAVEDYGDRLDTPLGHHVVTDFTRRVAPLGEIPGGLDLSEIKMVYPLVAIPRWILSRYFYAALSRAALYLLLPLLLAYVAYRAAAYAIASPRGLGFLASYEALPRVHWLFAEMAGFAVVVAVIFGVAFWAFRRAARRTLRLAGGGRGGYDPAAASRERIRDILRGRASLPMSAFGEPERIDVFVSGHTHLPSLEVLQDGERRRVVANSGCFLRQLQPVAPLTREPPVFVSRFVLTHVRVFARDGRLRVELWEHPKPAAQRLGRLERLLAAGRLPPQPDPEAGPRVRAAAAV encoded by the coding sequence ATGGTCGAGCTCGACGGTGACGCCCTCCTGGTCTTTGTCTCCGATTCGCACATCGGGGGCGACCCCGGGTGTGACGGTTTCGAGTCGCCGGAGCGCCTGGAAGCCCTCTTTGGGGAGCTGACGGGCCGGGAGGGTCGGGTGGAGCTCGTTCTGGCGGGGGACTTCTTCGACTTTCTGCAGATAGGCGGCGTGCCGGAGGGCGAGGACAGGGCCTCGCTCACGGTGAGGAGGCCGGAGTACCGGGGGATGTTCGCGGCCCTGCGGCGCTTCCGGCGGGGGGAGGGGAAGCGGGTGATCTACCTGCCGGGCAACCACGACGCGGAGGTCTGGTGGAACCCCGCGATCCGGAGGACCCTGCGCGAGGAGGAGCTCGTGGACGAGTTCGCGTTCTCCTACCTGGCGGAGATCGAGGTGGGGGAGGGGAGCCGGAGGATCGTCTACTGCGAGCACGGCAACCAGCTGGACCCCGCCAACGCCGTGGAGGACTACGGGGACCGGCTCGACACCCCGCTCGGGCACCACGTGGTCACGGACTTCACCCGGCGGGTCGCGCCGCTCGGCGAGATCCCCGGCGGGCTCGACCTCTCGGAGATAAAGATGGTCTACCCGCTGGTGGCGATACCCCGGTGGATCCTGAGCCGCTACTTCTACGCGGCGCTCTCCAGAGCCGCGCTCTACCTGCTCTTGCCGCTGCTCCTGGCCTACGTGGCATACCGGGCGGCGGCCTACGCTATCGCCAGCCCGCGGGGGCTCGGGTTTCTGGCCAGCTACGAGGCGCTGCCGCGGGTGCACTGGCTCTTCGCCGAGATGGCCGGCTTCGCGGTGGTGGTGGCCGTTATCTTCGGGGTGGCCTTCTGGGCCTTCCGCCGGGCCGCGCGCAGGACCCTCAGGCTGGCAGGAGGCGGGAGGGGCGGCTACGACCCGGCGGCCGCCTCCCGGGAGAGGATACGCGACATCCTCCGCGGGAGAGCCAGCCTGCCGATGAGCGCCTTCGGGGAGCCGGAGAGGATAGACGTCTTCGTCTCCGGGCACACCCACCTGCCCTCTCTCGAAGTCCTGCAGGACGGCGAAAGGCGTAGGGTGGTCGCCAACTCCGGGTGCTTTCTCAGGCAGCTTCAGCCCGTCGCGCCGCTCACCCGCGAGCCGCCCGTCTTCGTCTCCAGGTTCGTGCTGACCCACGTGAGGGTCTTCGCGCGGGACGGGCGCCTGCGGGTGGAGCTCTGGGAGCACCCCAAGCCCGCCGCGCAGAGGCTGGGCCGGTTGGAGAGGCTCCTCGCCGCCGGGAGGCTCCCCCCGCAGCCGGACCCGGAGGCCGGGCCCAGGGTCAGGGCCGCGGCGGCCGTTTGA
- a CDS encoding TraR/DksA family transcriptional regulator, with protein sequence MTTNRQLDEQFVARQRRRLEELREELEQILRGMEQDQSSRGESEGDASEHDSGDMSHQMFTREMDATVGLQTRRRLEDVERALQKIEEGTYGVCDDTGEPIPKGRLEAMPEAIRTVEAQQRHDRVRRPPR encoded by the coding sequence GTGACGACCAACAGGCAGCTAGACGAGCAGTTCGTGGCCCGCCAGAGGCGGCGCCTGGAGGAGCTGCGGGAGGAGCTCGAGCAGATATTGCGCGGCATGGAGCAGGATCAGTCCTCCCGCGGGGAGTCCGAGGGCGACGCCTCCGAGCACGACAGCGGGGACATGAGCCACCAGATGTTCACCCGGGAGATGGACGCCACCGTGGGCCTCCAGACCCGGCGGCGGCTCGAGGACGTCGAGCGCGCGCTGCAGAAGATAGAGGAGGGAACCTACGGCGTCTGCGACGACACCGGGGAGCCCATCCCGAAGGGGCGGCTGGAGGCCATGCCGGAGGCCATCCGTACCGTCGAGGCCCAGCAGAGGCACGACCGGGTGCGCCGCCCGCCCCGCTGA
- a CDS encoding ArsA family ATPase, which translates to MRTILYTGKGGVGKTSVAAATALRAARQGRRVLVMSTDPAHSLSDAFDERVGPEPKEMAPGVWAQEMDHGRLVEEHWAEIREYITTLFEWQGAEELAAEELAMLPGMDELFGLLMVRQHHREGRYDALIVDAAPTGETLKLLSLPDHVGWYVDRILPIERRAASLVRPLARRARSLPPVPEDSFFGALRRFYEAVAGVEEILTDRRNASVRLVVNAEKMVIAEARRAYTYLNLYDYGVDAVVVNRLLPGTVTDPYFAAWREAQERHMRTIRESFSPLPILTARLFEREMYGEEALLALAEDVFGDVQDPLRVLFTGASHRIVKNGGGYEVVLNLPLAERGEIELSKRGAELLVRIGARRRSILLPDSLAPLSAAGARVEGETLRIRLEGDGRRA; encoded by the coding sequence TTGCGCACCATCCTGTACACCGGCAAGGGGGGCGTCGGGAAGACCAGCGTGGCCGCCGCCACCGCCCTCAGGGCGGCGCGGCAGGGGAGGAGGGTGCTCGTCATGAGCACCGACCCCGCGCACTCGCTCTCCGACGCCTTCGACGAGCGCGTGGGGCCCGAGCCGAAGGAGATGGCGCCCGGCGTGTGGGCGCAGGAGATGGACCACGGGCGGCTCGTCGAGGAGCACTGGGCCGAGATCCGGGAGTACATCACCACCCTCTTCGAGTGGCAGGGAGCCGAGGAGCTGGCCGCCGAGGAGCTCGCGATGCTGCCGGGGATGGACGAGCTCTTCGGGCTGCTCATGGTGCGCCAGCACCACCGGGAGGGGCGCTACGACGCCCTCATCGTCGACGCCGCCCCCACCGGGGAGACGCTCAAGCTGCTGAGCCTCCCGGACCACGTCGGCTGGTACGTGGACAGGATCCTCCCGATAGAGCGGCGGGCGGCGAGCCTCGTCCGGCCGCTGGCAAGGCGCGCCCGGTCGCTGCCGCCCGTGCCCGAGGACAGCTTCTTCGGGGCCCTGCGGCGCTTCTACGAGGCGGTGGCCGGGGTCGAGGAGATCCTCACCGACCGCAGGAACGCCTCGGTGCGGCTGGTGGTCAACGCCGAGAAGATGGTCATAGCCGAGGCGCGGCGCGCCTACACCTACCTGAACCTCTACGACTACGGGGTGGACGCCGTGGTCGTCAACCGGCTGCTGCCCGGGACCGTCACCGACCCATACTTCGCCGCCTGGAGGGAGGCTCAGGAGAGGCACATGCGCACGATCCGGGAGTCCTTCTCGCCGCTGCCCATCCTGACCGCGCGGCTGTTCGAGAGGGAGATGTACGGGGAAGAGGCCCTGCTCGCGCTGGCGGAGGACGTCTTCGGGGACGTGCAGGACCCCCTGCGGGTGCTCTTCACCGGGGCTTCGCACAGGATCGTCAAGAACGGCGGCGGCTACGAGGTCGTGCTGAACCTCCCGCTCGCGGAGCGGGGTGAGATAGAGCTCTCCAAGCGGGGGGCGGAGCTTCTGGTGCGGATCGGCGCCCGGCGGCGCAGCATCCTGCTCCCCGACTCCCTGGCCCCGCTCTCCGCCGCCGGGGCCAGGGTGGAGGGCGAGACGCTCAGGATAAGGCTGGAGGGCGATGGCCGGCGGGCGTAG
- the pdxS gene encoding pyridoxal 5'-phosphate synthase lyase subunit PdxS, with the protein MAENGHITGTFRVKSGMAQMLKGGVIMDVVNAEQAKIAEEAGAVAVMALERVPADIRAQGGVARMSDPEKIIEIQQAVTIPVMAKVRIGHFVEAQILEALEVDYIDESEVLTPADERNHINKWDFKVPFVCGATNLGEALRRIGEGAAMIRSKGEAGTGNVVEAVRHMREIVGGIRRLGALGPEELMSEAKALGAPYELVKWVAENGRLPVVLFTAGGIATPADAALMMQLGADGVFVGSGIFKSEDPARRAQAIVKATTHYGDAKLLAEVSRGLGAAMAGREMGELSEGERLAARGW; encoded by the coding sequence GTGGCTGAGAACGGACACATAACCGGAACCTTCAGGGTCAAGAGCGGGATGGCCCAGATGCTCAAGGGCGGGGTCATCATGGACGTGGTCAACGCCGAGCAGGCCAAGATAGCCGAGGAGGCGGGGGCGGTTGCGGTGATGGCCCTGGAGAGGGTGCCCGCGGACATAAGGGCGCAGGGCGGGGTGGCGAGGATGAGCGACCCCGAGAAGATCATCGAGATCCAGCAGGCCGTGACCATCCCCGTGATGGCCAAGGTGCGCATCGGGCACTTCGTGGAGGCCCAGATCCTCGAGGCGCTCGAGGTGGACTACATAGACGAGTCGGAGGTTCTCACCCCCGCCGACGAGAGAAACCACATAAACAAGTGGGACTTCAAGGTGCCTTTTGTGTGCGGGGCCACCAATTTGGGGGAGGCGCTCAGGCGCATCGGGGAGGGTGCGGCCATGATCCGCTCCAAGGGCGAGGCCGGGACCGGCAACGTGGTGGAGGCCGTCAGGCACATGCGGGAGATCGTCGGGGGGATAAGGAGGCTCGGCGCGCTCGGTCCCGAGGAGCTCATGTCCGAGGCCAAGGCGCTTGGAGCCCCCTACGAGCTGGTGAAGTGGGTGGCCGAGAACGGCAGGCTGCCGGTGGTCTTGTTCACGGCGGGCGGGATAGCCACCCCGGCGGACGCGGCGCTGATGATGCAGCTTGGGGCCGACGGGGTGTTCGTGGGCAGCGGGATCTTCAAGAGCGAGGACCCGGCGCGGCGGGCTCAGGCGATAGTGAAGGCCACCACCCACTACGGGGACGCGAAGCTGCTCGCCGAGGTGAGCCGGGGCCTCGGGGCGGCGATGGCGGGCCGCGAGATGGGCGAGCTTTCGGAAGGGGAGCGGCTGGCTGCGCGTGGCTGGTAG
- the pdxT gene encoding pyridoxal 5'-phosphate synthase glutaminase subunit PdxT: MAGRRNGHAGRPRVGVLALQGDFREHAEILERLGAEPVEVRRPEDLRGLDGLIIPGGESTAIGNLMVHSGMLDAIRSFFYQGGAVWGTCAGMVLAASATTGPSQPLLGIMSALVERNGFGRQVHSFEADLEVKGFDRPFRGVFIRAPYFEDVGPGVEVLAEIDGRVVAARAGKVLVTAFHPELTDDTRFHEYFLREVCGSDERS; encoded by the coding sequence GTGGCTGGTAGGCGCAACGGACACGCTGGACGACCGAGGGTCGGCGTGCTCGCCCTGCAGGGCGACTTCCGGGAGCACGCGGAGATCCTGGAGCGCCTCGGGGCGGAGCCGGTGGAGGTGCGGCGCCCCGAGGACCTGCGGGGGCTCGACGGCCTGATCATCCCGGGCGGCGAGTCCACCGCCATCGGGAACCTGATGGTGCACTCGGGGATGCTCGACGCCATCCGCAGCTTCTTCTACCAGGGCGGCGCGGTGTGGGGCACGTGCGCCGGGATGGTGCTCGCCGCCTCCGCCACCACCGGCCCCAGCCAGCCGCTGCTCGGCATCATGAGCGCCCTTGTCGAGCGCAACGGGTTCGGCCGGCAGGTGCACTCCTTCGAGGCCGACCTGGAGGTGAAGGGCTTCGACCGGCCCTTCCGGGGGGTCTTCATCCGGGCCCCGTACTTCGAGGACGTCGGTCCCGGCGTGGAGGTGCTCGCCGAGATCGACGGCCGGGTGGTGGCCGCCCGCGCCGGAAAGGTGCTGGTGACGGCCTTCCACCCGGAGCTTACGGACGACACGAGGTTCCACGAGTACTTCTTGCGGGAGGTGTGCGGATCGGATGAGCGGTCATAG
- a CDS encoding YebC/PmpR family DNA-binding transcriptional regulator: MSGHSKWSTIKRKKGAMDAKRGALFAKLSRAITVAAREGGGDPEANPALALAVQKAKDANMPNDNIQRAIDRGTGAGSEAGDYEHITYEGYAPGGVAVMVEVLTDNRNRAASDIRYIFSKHGGKLGTSGSVAYLFERKGVVLVPADAVGEEELMEAALEAGAEDVELDGDHWRVTTEPSEFMAVRQGLEEAGIRYESAQLSMEPMNTVKLDASTARQTLRLIDALEENDDVQEVYANFDISEEVMAEVAG, translated from the coding sequence ATGAGCGGTCATAGCAAGTGGTCCACGATAAAGCGGAAGAAGGGCGCGATGGACGCCAAGCGCGGCGCCCTGTTCGCCAAGCTCTCCCGGGCCATCACGGTCGCCGCCCGGGAGGGCGGGGGAGACCCCGAGGCGAACCCCGCGCTGGCCCTCGCCGTGCAGAAGGCCAAGGACGCCAACATGCCGAACGACAACATCCAGCGGGCTATAGACCGCGGGACCGGCGCGGGCTCGGAGGCGGGCGACTACGAGCACATAACCTACGAGGGCTACGCCCCGGGCGGGGTCGCGGTGATGGTGGAGGTGCTCACCGACAACCGGAACCGGGCGGCCTCGGACATCCGCTACATCTTCTCCAAGCACGGCGGCAAGCTCGGCACCTCCGGCTCGGTGGCCTACCTGTTCGAGCGGAAGGGCGTCGTCTTGGTCCCCGCCGACGCGGTGGGCGAGGAGGAGCTCATGGAGGCCGCGCTGGAGGCGGGGGCCGAGGACGTGGAGCTGGACGGCGACCACTGGCGGGTCACGACCGAGCCCTCGGAGTTCATGGCCGTCCGCCAGGGGCTCGAGGAGGCGGGCATCCGCTACGAGAGCGCCCAGCTCTCCATGGAGCCCATGAACACGGTGAAGCTCGACGCCTCCACGGCGAGGCAGACCCTCCGCCTCATAGACGCCCTGGAGGAGAACGACGACGTGCAGGAGGTCTACGCCAACTTCGATATCTCGGAGGAGGTGATGGCGGAGGTGGCGGGCTAG
- a CDS encoding DMT family transporter has translation MSWLLLLGAIAAEVAGTFSLKLSDGLSRAGPTLMVVVFYGLSFYLLSLVLRRMDVGVAYAVWSGLGTALVAIVGIALFGEEMTAARALALALIIAGVMLLNLSGAH, from the coding sequence GTGAGCTGGCTGCTCCTGCTCGGCGCGATAGCCGCCGAGGTCGCCGGCACCTTCAGCCTCAAGCTCTCCGATGGGCTCAGCCGGGCCGGCCCCACGCTCATGGTCGTGGTCTTCTACGGCCTCAGCTTCTACCTGCTCTCCCTGGTGCTCCGGAGGATGGACGTAGGCGTAGCCTACGCCGTGTGGTCCGGGCTCGGCACGGCGCTCGTGGCGATCGTCGGCATCGCGCTCTTCGGGGAGGAGATGACCGCGGCGAGGGCCCTGGCGCTCGCGCTCATCATAGCCGGGGTCATGCTGCTCAACCTCTCCGGGGCCCACTAG